TGCGTTACTTTGAAGCGGGCAACGGCGAGGCCTGGTTTGGCGGCGGGCTCGATCTGACGCCGATTTATGTGGATGAAGCCCAGGCCCGCTGGTTTCACGCGCAGATTCTGGAGGCGTGCGACCAACATAATCCGTCCTACTATCCGCGCTTCAAGCAGTGGGCCGATGAGTACTTCTACTTGCCTCACCGCCAGGAAACCCGGGGTGTGGGGGGCATTTTCTTCGACCGCCTTACAGTTGGCAAAGACGGATCATTCGCCGAGTTATTCGCCTTCGTGCAGGCTGTGGGTGAAGTATATGGCCGCACCTATTCCGAGCTTATGCGGGGCAACGCCTCATTGCCCTTCGGCGAGGCCGAAAAGCAGTGGCAGCTAGTGCGCCGCGGGCGCTACGCGGAGTTCAACCTGGCCATCGACCGCGGCACCAAATTCGGCCTTGAAACCGGCGGGCGCACGGAGTCTATTCTGATGAGCTTGCCGCCCTTGGCCGCCTGGCATTACGACTATCAAATCGCGCCCGGTTCGGCTGAAGCGGCAACTCAGGCGTGGCTCCGGCAAGGTATCGAGTGGGTGTAGACCCTAATTAGCACGACCATTCAGCGCAGTGCTGCCACTATCCTCTAGCCTAGAAGCAGCTTCATTCTTAACCTCCACGCAGACTTCAGTACCAACGCTCTACGATGAATCTCAAACCCTTACTTCCTGGCTTGGCCCTGGTGCTGGCCGCCTGTGGCGATGTCAAAAATCCCAATGGCATGCCCGACGAGCCTACCAGCAGCGCCCCAGTCAAGGTGGTAACGGCCAAACCACCCAAGCCCGACTCAGCCGCAGCCAAATCTGAAAACCCCGTAATGCCCGCCGACACGGCTATGACGGGTGCCTGGCTGCTGCTCGATGGTGCTCTCAGAAGCCATGATGCGCAGGTGCTCAACCAATTATTGGATCCAGAGTACGGCCTCTGGATTCTGGAGCAAAACGGGAGTGTGCCGCTCGTAACGCGGGTGGCGGATAGCGAACAATTTCGCGACCAGCAGCAACGACCGCTTTTCGCGCTGAATAAGAAACTCATGACGTGTGCTGCACCACAAACGGTAGCCGCACTGCCCACGCCGAACTGTCCGGGGGGCAAATTTACCCGCGAAGGCTGCTTCGCCGGACCTTCTACTGCGTTTCGTGCGCTGGATTTCTGGGCGCAGGCATCGCTAAAAGGCGGCAACCGCAATCAGGGCCAGGCGGCACAGGGGCGCACCGTTCGCTCGGTACTACAGACGAGCACTGGCTACCAATTTCACTTCGCTAAATCGGCGGGGGCGGGTGGCCGCTGGCGCCTGATTTTTATTGATTTGCGCGGCGCTTGTCCGTCATAGTTCTTGGCCGGGGGGCTTTTTTATGCTAACCCAGCTCTGAGATTACAGCAAAAAGGGTTGCTGGAGTAGGACCGTTTGGTCTTTACTCCAGCAACCCTTTTTGCTGTTGCTGAGTAAGCGCTAAGCTCCAGCCTCAACGAGTTCGTCTTCCAGGGCAAATAGCTCCGTGAGCATTGCCACCAGCTGGTCGGCTTCGCCGCGCTGGCAGGCGGCTTTCAGCTGCAACACGGGCAGCTTCATAAACTTCTGAGTCAGAGACTTGGTGGCGTCGTCGAGGCGGGTTGCTTCCTCGGTGCTCATATTCTTCTTGAAGCGGTTTACCTCTTGTTGGCGCAGCTGCTCCAACGTGGTTTTCAGCTTTTGAATAACCGGCGACACCTGCAAATTGCGGCTCCACTCGTGCAGCTCCGCCATGCATTCGGCAATGATTTCGCGCACGTGGGGCACGGCCGCCACCCGCCGGCCCAGGGCCTCGGAAGCCTTATTCTGGATAGCATCAATATTGTACACCAGCACGCCCGGCACCTGCTCGGCGGCGGCCGCAATGCTGCGCGGCACCGACAGATCGATGAAGAACTTGGGGCTTAGGATGGTTAGTCCGGCCAGCAGCTCGTGGGTGAAAAACGGCGAGGGAGTAGCAATGGCTGAAATAACGATGTCAGCCTCCTGTAAGCCCTGCGTGAGGTGGGCGAAATCAAGTACCTGCAAACCACATTCGGTGGCTAGCGCCTGGGCTGCAGCTGGCGTGCGGTTGCAAATGGTTACTTCCGCGAAGCGCTTGCTCTTGCCAAAATGACGACAGATATCGGCCCCAATCTCGCCCAAACCCACAATAAGAACTCGGGGCTGAGCGATAGTAGCTGTCAATTCCTGCACCAGCTCCAGCGTAGCATAAGACGTGGAAGCGGCGCCGTCGCGAAAGGCGGTTTCCTGTTGCACACGCTTGTTCGCAGCAAATACAGTATGTAGCAGTCGATGTAAAAATGGCCCTGCGACATCGGCTTCCGCCGAGCGCTGATAGGCCCTTTTCACTTGGCTGCTGATCTGCATATCGCCTACCACCTGCGCATCGAGGCCCAAGGCCACTTCAAATAGGTGCTGCACAGCGGCGGCCGCCGAAGTGAGTACGGTGAAGTACTCATAGTAGCTGCTGGCATCCATTTCCTTCAACTCGCCCAGGGCTTGCACAATGGCGGCGCTGTGGTCGGTATCGGCAGCATAGTACACTTCGGTGCGGTTGCAGGTGCTGAGCACCAGCACGTCCGTCAGGCGTAGGTAGTTATGCAGCTGGTGCAGCAAGCGGCTGCACGTTGCCTCATCCAGCGTCAGCAGCTCGCGAATGGCCAGGGGGGCTTTTTTGTAAGAGAGACTGACGGCCTTAAAGGATTGTTTCATAGAGTATTGCTGGAACGGAGGATGCAGCAGAAAGTACGTGTGTACAACTCCAATCTGCTGCTTATACGATACTTGGGGAGTGAGCAGATTGCAGGCTCAAAGTTTCGCTTTGCCGCCGGCACTTTCTATGACTTTACTCAGGGACTACGATGATTGCCGTCATATCAGCGCGGCTGAAGTAGCCCGTATTTTTGAGGCAGTAGTTAGAGCTAGCAGTAGTTAGAGCTACATGAGTGAACACTCTGACTTTTGCTCTTTTCACCGCCCAATGCATTTTCGCCTCCTTTCCCTGACGTCTGCTCTCTTCTTTTTGCTGCTACAATGCGGAAGCCGGCAGCAAGCCGCGACCAACGCGGTAGCCAGTACAGCTAGTATTGTTCCCTTTTTGCCCCCCACCGAAACGCCCGTAGGTG
The window above is part of the Hymenobacter radiodurans genome. Proteins encoded here:
- the hemF gene encoding oxygen-dependent coproporphyrinogen oxidase, whose amino-acid sequence is MLTETTPSIDIKNTRATVEAWMRHFQDWLCQQLETADGGASFREDKWVHEGGGGGRTRVIGDGAILEKGGVNFSAVWGKMSETAARQLLMPDPNYFATGVSVVQHPRSPMVPISHMNVRYFEAGNGEAWFGGGLDLTPIYVDEAQARWFHAQILEACDQHNPSYYPRFKQWADEYFYLPHRQETRGVGGIFFDRLTVGKDGSFAELFAFVQAVGEVYGRTYSELMRGNASLPFGEAEKQWQLVRRGRYAEFNLAIDRGTKFGLETGGRTESILMSLPPLAAWHYDYQIAPGSAEAATQAWLRQGIEWV
- the hemA gene encoding glutamyl-tRNA reductase, with amino-acid sequence MKQSFKAVSLSYKKAPLAIRELLTLDEATCSRLLHQLHNYLRLTDVLVLSTCNRTEVYYAADTDHSAAIVQALGELKEMDASSYYEYFTVLTSAAAAVQHLFEVALGLDAQVVGDMQISSQVKRAYQRSAEADVAGPFLHRLLHTVFAANKRVQQETAFRDGAASTSYATLELVQELTATIAQPRVLIVGLGEIGADICRHFGKSKRFAEVTICNRTPAAAQALATECGLQVLDFAHLTQGLQEADIVISAIATPSPFFTHELLAGLTILSPKFFIDLSVPRSIAAAAEQVPGVLVYNIDAIQNKASEALGRRVAAVPHVREIIAECMAELHEWSRNLQVSPVIQKLKTTLEQLRQQEVNRFKKNMSTEEATRLDDATKSLTQKFMKLPVLQLKAACQRGEADQLVAMLTELFALEDELVEAGA